From Synechococcus sp. A10-1-5-1, a single genomic window includes:
- a CDS encoding ATP phosphoribosyltransferase regulatory subunit, with the protein MALQPAAGTRDLNPREVDGNRWLSEQLGQVYRLWGYVEVSPPSVERLETLEAGGRINDRELVRLASDDPLGLRPEMTASIARAACTRMAQLPRPLRLWSCGRVFRSVQSDTGQQRLEEQLQSGVELFALANGSASVADAELLRLLLACIEKVGIGAQQRPKLLLGHHGVLSALLDQVPAAQRTAVRKALVSFDPLALASLELPNEQRQSLEQLMRLRGAPQMVLAQLQTLLGPSRLLDELADCLKVVAPEAAQGHVELQLDPTFQPHFDLYDGLVLKLVCQGVDAPVEIASGGRYDALVERFGGEASGLGFSFDLEAIQTLLGTEKTAPQRPNVTLVSFKDATHLPAALAAQSAQHQQGQPCLLLHQPCPSEADARTQAEARGCREVIWIG; encoded by the coding sequence ATGGCTCTTCAACCGGCGGCCGGAACCAGGGATCTGAATCCTCGCGAGGTGGATGGCAACCGTTGGCTGTCGGAGCAACTCGGCCAGGTCTATCGCCTCTGGGGCTACGTCGAAGTCAGTCCTCCCAGCGTCGAACGCCTAGAAACCCTGGAGGCCGGCGGACGGATCAACGACCGCGAATTGGTTCGTCTCGCCAGTGATGACCCCCTGGGTCTGCGCCCAGAGATGACGGCCTCCATTGCCCGGGCCGCCTGCACACGGATGGCGCAACTTCCCCGGCCACTGCGTCTTTGGAGTTGCGGCAGGGTCTTCCGCAGCGTCCAGAGTGATACCGGTCAGCAACGCCTCGAAGAGCAACTGCAGAGCGGTGTCGAACTCTTCGCTCTAGCCAACGGCAGCGCGAGCGTCGCCGATGCCGAGCTCCTGCGCCTGTTGCTGGCCTGCATCGAGAAGGTCGGCATCGGCGCCCAACAGCGCCCGAAGTTGCTGCTGGGCCATCACGGTGTGCTCTCGGCCCTGCTCGACCAAGTCCCAGCTGCGCAGCGCACTGCCGTGCGCAAAGCCCTCGTTAGCTTTGATCCCCTGGCCCTGGCCAGCCTTGAGCTCCCGAACGAGCAACGCCAGTCACTCGAGCAATTGATGCGGTTGCGTGGGGCACCCCAGATGGTGCTGGCGCAACTGCAGACGTTGCTTGGCCCGTCTCGCCTTCTCGACGAACTCGCGGACTGCCTCAAAGTCGTGGCACCGGAAGCAGCTCAGGGGCATGTGGAACTGCAGCTCGACCCCACCTTCCAGCCGCACTTTGATCTCTACGACGGCCTTGTTTTGAAGTTGGTCTGCCAGGGCGTGGACGCACCAGTGGAAATCGCCAGTGGCGGTCGCTACGACGCCCTGGTGGAACGCTTTGGCGGCGAAGCCTCAGGGCTGGGCTTCAGCTTCGATCTAGAAGCCATCCAAACGTTGCTCGGCACCGAGAAGACAGCCCCCCAACGTCCCAACGTGACGTTGGTCAGTTTTAAGGACGCCACTCATCTGCCGGCCGCCCTGGCGGCCCAGTCCGCACAGCACCAACAGGGGCAACCCTGTTTGCTGTTGCATCAGCCCTGCCCCTCAGAGGCGGATGCGAGAACGCAAGCAGAAGCCCGCGGCTGTCGAGAGGTGATCTGGATCGGCTAG